A genomic window from Companilactobacillus alimentarius DSM 20249 includes:
- a CDS encoding FAD:protein FMN transferase, with the protein MKNEKYYLNIKTINQMNLNFLIKLATLTRNATVMELLKVTTDRINERLKEIDLQFSSFRYDSMVSKFQRGDKTPLTSSNDFKRIYNAAILSEQMTNGIYKPYFAGKFDPSVVVKSWAIEQVFNENLKPLLKNPEIVGVYLGTGSSMKFATRQDSSFSWEIVIPSAEDEQILTTYYLKNGAIATSTTNLTGYDLRRIKSDIKQSTVIRGSLVEASVWSLVATLSDKEEFSSFVAHYNLTGIFLDKSEQTVNFNLGNIVENAQVKA; encoded by the coding sequence ATGAAGAATGAAAAGTATTATTTAAATATTAAAACAATTAATCAAATGAATCTGAATTTTTTAATTAAACTTGCTACACTAACTAGAAATGCTACAGTTATGGAATTATTGAAGGTGACAACTGATCGTATCAATGAACGATTAAAAGAAATTGATCTACAATTCTCTAGTTTTCGTTATGATTCAATGGTTTCAAAATTTCAACGAGGCGATAAGACGCCACTGACGTCATCCAATGACTTTAAAAGAATCTATAACGCCGCTATCCTTTCTGAACAAATGACCAATGGTATCTATAAACCTTATTTTGCAGGAAAATTTGACCCTTCCGTCGTAGTTAAAAGTTGGGCAATCGAACAAGTCTTTAATGAAAATCTTAAACCATTATTGAAAAATCCCGAAATAGTCGGAGTCTATCTAGGTACTGGTAGTAGTATGAAATTTGCGACTAGACAAGATTCTAGTTTTAGTTGGGAAATTGTTATACCGTCAGCAGAGGATGAACAGATTCTGACCACATATTATCTAAAGAATGGAGCAATCGCTACGTCGACCACGAATTTGACCGGGTATGATCTGAGAAGAATTAAAAGCGATATTAAACAATCGACTGTTATCCGTGGCAGTCTAGTTGAAGCATCCGTTTGGTCATTAGTTGCGACGCTGTCGGATAAGGAGGAATTCTCATCATTTGTCGCTCACTATAATTTGACTGGAATTTTTCTCGATAAAAGTGAACAGACAGTTAACTTCAATTTAGGAAATATTGTTGAAAATGCACAAGTCAAAGCTTAA
- a CDS encoding DMT family transporter: MDESKKLTKKTLDRGFWLAFCASALWGISGTVLQVVAKNLDIPAMWFIATRTTVAGVILLVVGLIVLPSKDFFAVFKNKKDLLTLLCFSIFGLLANMFTFFHAIKTGNSSTATILQYLSPLFIMIGAIIFTKKKTSRIDVISFALALVGVVLMITRGDIGHLSIPFISVLWGIGSGITAALYITIPQKLISKYHGILITGWGMLLAGIISNFFSPIWVNPPKMTTTSILGIGTVILIGTVLAFLIMVISTKYTTAAIVSITDAVQPFTTLVLSIIFLHYSVNLPEIIGAVIVVLAIYVLNRYDTN, encoded by the coding sequence ATGGATGAAAGTAAAAAATTAACCAAAAAGACACTTGATCGTGGTTTTTGGTTGGCATTTTGTGCGTCTGCCTTGTGGGGAATTTCAGGTACTGTTTTACAAGTTGTTGCTAAGAACCTTGATATCCCCGCAATGTGGTTCATTGCAACTAGAACAACCGTCGCTGGTGTGATTCTATTAGTTGTTGGTCTTATTGTTTTACCAAGTAAAGATTTCTTTGCTGTTTTCAAGAATAAAAAAGATCTCTTAACTCTACTTTGTTTTTCAATTTTTGGTTTGTTAGCCAACATGTTTACCTTTTTTCACGCGATTAAAACTGGTAATTCATCGACTGCTACGATTTTGCAATACCTATCACCACTATTCATTATGATTGGTGCTATTATTTTTACGAAAAAGAAGACTTCTCGAATTGATGTAATTTCCTTTGCATTGGCATTAGTCGGTGTCGTGTTGATGATAACTCGTGGCGATATCGGTCATCTATCAATCCCATTTATTTCTGTACTCTGGGGAATTGGTAGTGGTATTACAGCCGCTCTTTATATCACAATTCCACAAAAATTAATCTCAAAATATCACGGGATTTTAATAACTGGTTGGGGAATGCTTCTAGCTGGTATAATTTCCAATTTCTTTAGCCCAATTTGGGTCAATCCACCCAAGATGACAACTACTAGTATTTTAGGCATTGGAACGGTTATCTTAATCGGTACCGTTTTAGCCTTTTTGATCATGGTTATCAGTACTAAATATACGACTGCAGCTATTGTCAGCATTACCGATGCAGTTCAACCATTTACGACTTTGGTTTTAAGCATAATTTTCCTACACTATTCGGTTAATCTCCCAGAAATTATTGGTGCTGTAATAGTTGTCTTAGCAATTTATGTTTTGAATCGTTATGATACCAACTAA
- the greA gene encoding transcription elongation factor GreA, whose amino-acid sequence MEPTFNKMTPAGYHAIEQEIKHLKEIRPNKIKILAAAAALGDRSENTEYSTAKRDLGHLEGRLRFLYKQLQYADVVVPANNDKLDIGKFVTIEFMDDHDQATYQLVGRQEANLDQNKISFASPIGKALSNHKVNDVVTVEAPDGFYDVKIIKIELRD is encoded by the coding sequence ATGGAACCGACTTTTAATAAAATGACACCAGCTGGTTATCACGCCATCGAACAAGAGATTAAACATCTCAAAGAAATCCGGCCAAATAAAATTAAGATTTTAGCTGCTGCAGCAGCACTTGGTGATCGTTCCGAAAATACCGAATACTCAACGGCTAAACGTGATCTTGGTCACTTGGAAGGCCGTTTGAGATTTTTATATAAGCAATTACAATATGCCGACGTTGTTGTACCAGCTAATAACGATAAATTAGACATTGGTAAGTTCGTAACTATTGAGTTCATGGACGATCATGATCAAGCTACTTATCAATTGGTGGGTCGACAAGAAGCCAATTTAGATCAAAACAAGATATCTTTTGCTTCGCCAATTGGCAAGGCTTTAAGCAATCACAAAGTCAACGACGTTGTTACTGTTGAAGCTCCGGATGGCTTTTATGATGTCAAAATTATTAAGATTGAGTTGCGTGATTAG
- a CDS encoding fructose-bisphosphatase class III, protein MKTRFSHKEVEKNRNEIASEIVNLSATLNLPKGTEAFISDIHGESDRFSHIMRSGAGNISKKVEELFTGRLTKSNQKKLACLIYYPSEVLKNVQNKLTDKPDLEQWQMDTFNNLIEMLRYMANKYPKKLVKESVQPKFWEIIENLLMIDTSYNSKQLYCQGLLGSIVKLGLADDFIIALCHAIQRMAIERIHILGDIYGRGLHPDRVIAYLSDHWQNFDIQWGNHDILWMGSMAGSKLCMLNLIRICARYHNLKLLNEAYDIDLTSIVKFARHSYRPLPNFEPKVDNVEEIPKEELVTDNCVQQAATIMQFKLEGQAIKRRPEFEMDDRLFLDKLSQSKRTIEIGGVKYNITNGCFQMVNPANPYQISHPEQVVLIDLINQFINSSKLNEHMWFMFDHGSMYLKHNGNLLFHGCVPVDEQGNFIKWEIDSRKYSGRDLFDYFTSVLRDAMRHPTTGDCFNSDVLWYLWSGKDSPLFGKDKMTTFERYFIDDADLQKESLNPFYKLCDKKWFVERIKDEFDLEEDSRIVIGRTPEVKAKSPLSKGKIIFVNGGRPKIQNEGGFTLLYNSFGMQIVKLSPFISLNDAVFSAEIATQRKTIERFDEQKMVTDTDFGDKIKQRIEDLCAELKD, encoded by the coding sequence ATGAAAACTAGATTCAGTCATAAAGAAGTAGAAAAGAATAGAAACGAAATTGCGTCGGAAATCGTCAATCTATCAGCAACTTTGAATTTGCCAAAGGGGACAGAGGCATTCATTAGTGATATTCATGGAGAATCAGATCGCTTTTCACATATTATGAGAAGCGGTGCAGGGAATATCAGTAAGAAAGTTGAGGAATTGTTTACTGGTAGATTAACGAAATCCAATCAAAAAAAATTAGCTTGTTTAATTTATTATCCATCTGAGGTTTTGAAAAATGTACAGAATAAATTAACTGATAAACCAGATTTAGAACAATGGCAGATGGATACCTTTAATAATTTGATAGAAATGTTGCGTTACATGGCAAACAAATATCCTAAAAAATTAGTCAAAGAGTCGGTTCAACCCAAATTTTGGGAAATTATTGAAAACTTGTTGATGATTGATACTAGTTATAATAGTAAACAGCTTTACTGCCAAGGTTTATTAGGAAGCATTGTTAAATTAGGGTTGGCAGATGATTTTATCATTGCTCTTTGTCATGCGATTCAAAGAATGGCTATTGAAAGGATTCATATTCTTGGCGACATTTATGGCAGAGGTCTACATCCCGATCGGGTGATAGCTTACTTGAGCGACCACTGGCAAAACTTTGACATTCAATGGGGTAATCACGATATTCTCTGGATGGGCAGCATGGCGGGATCTAAATTGTGTATGCTGAATCTGATTCGTATTTGTGCACGTTATCATAATTTGAAATTATTGAATGAAGCGTATGATATTGATCTGACTTCAATTGTTAAATTTGCCCGTCACAGCTATCGTCCATTGCCTAATTTTGAGCCAAAAGTTGATAATGTAGAAGAGATTCCTAAGGAAGAACTAGTTACCGATAATTGTGTGCAGCAGGCAGCGACAATTATGCAATTCAAGCTTGAGGGTCAGGCAATTAAACGGCGCCCAGAATTTGAAATGGATGACAGGCTCTTTTTGGATAAACTGAGTCAGAGTAAGAGGACTATTGAAATTGGTGGTGTGAAATATAATATTACCAATGGTTGTTTTCAGATGGTTAATCCGGCTAACCCATATCAAATTTCACATCCAGAACAGGTGGTCTTGATTGATTTAATTAATCAGTTTATCAATTCCAGCAAATTAAATGAGCATATGTGGTTCATGTTTGATCATGGCTCAATGTATCTAAAGCACAATGGAAATTTACTATTCCACGGTTGCGTACCAGTTGATGAGCAAGGGAATTTCATTAAATGGGAGATTGACAGTCGCAAATATTCGGGTAGAGATCTCTTTGATTACTTTACTAGCGTTTTGCGGGATGCAATGCGCCATCCAACTACTGGTGATTGTTTTAATTCTGACGTTCTGTGGTATCTATGGTCGGGGAAGGATTCGCCATTGTTTGGCAAAGACAAGATGACTACATTCGAGCGATACTTCATTGACGATGCTGATTTGCAAAAAGAAAGCTTAAATCCATTCTATAAATTATGCGACAAAAAATGGTTTGTTGAACGGATTAAAGATGAGTTTGATTTGGAAGAAGATAGTCGTATCGTTATTGGACGTACTCCGGAGGTTAAAGCGAAGTCTCCTTTGAGTAAGGGAAAAATTATTTTTGTCAATGGTGGTCGTCCCAAGATTCAAAATGAAGGTGGATTCACACTGCTATACAATTCATTTGGAATGCAGATAGTTAAGTTAAGTCCATTCATTTCGCTAAATGACGCGGTCTTTTCGGCTGAAATAGCAACGCAAAGAAAGACGATTGAACGTTTTGACGAACAAAAGATGGTTACTGATACTGACTTTGGAGACAAAATAAAACAGCGCATAGAAGATCTATGTGCTGAATTGAAAGATTAA
- a CDS encoding C69 family dipeptidase encodes MNKNHLDDACTTILVGKNASIDGSTMIARNDDTFFAVAPHSFVLNKAVKGEKGRKVTSWLNGFESEVPENGYKWPAVPNVDYKKFGYYDESGINGKNVAMSATESTYGNERALAFDPLVKDGMDEDVIVRMVLPYVDSAKGAVKRTGELIKKFGSPAGNSVLFSDKDDVWYMEIVTGHHWVAQRIPDDSYAVCANRVSIQQVDFNDPKQFMWSDGIEDFVEKNHLNTDKTGWNFRHIFGTDNLKDRHYNTPRVWFGQKFFNPEIEQDPEDGELPFIMKTDHKITVDDIEYVLGSHYNETPYDPYSPYASDDDKHRYRPIGLNRTQNSHVLQIRNDVPEEFSAIMWLCIGFPTFSPYIPFYTNMNETDPSYNDVSLKFDFKDAYWMYNALSVLVESNYSEFIQDDIDYLTDIRQQLRASVAETDKLAANYSGDELVEFLTDRNQKVVKDMRDKTHKFFGELYTKGINLSKLTFNMDANL; translated from the coding sequence ATGAATAAAAATCATTTAGATGACGCTTGTACGACTATTTTGGTTGGTAAAAACGCCAGTATAGACGGATCAACAATGATCGCCAGAAACGACGATACATTTTTTGCTGTTGCACCTCACAGCTTCGTATTAAACAAGGCAGTTAAGGGCGAAAAAGGTCGTAAAGTTACATCATGGCTAAACGGCTTCGAATCAGAAGTACCCGAAAACGGCTACAAATGGCCTGCAGTTCCTAATGTGGACTACAAGAAGTTTGGTTATTACGATGAAAGTGGAATCAACGGCAAGAATGTCGCTATGTCTGCTACCGAAAGTACTTATGGTAACGAACGCGCTTTAGCTTTTGATCCATTAGTAAAAGATGGTATGGACGAAGATGTTATCGTTCGAATGGTTCTTCCTTACGTTGATTCAGCTAAAGGTGCTGTAAAACGTACTGGCGAGCTTATTAAGAAATTCGGTTCTCCAGCTGGTAACTCAGTTCTATTCAGCGATAAAGATGACGTTTGGTACATGGAAATCGTTACTGGTCATCACTGGGTAGCTCAAAGAATTCCTGATGACAGTTATGCTGTTTGTGCTAACCGTGTTTCAATCCAACAAGTTGACTTCAATGACCCTAAACAATTCATGTGGTCAGATGGTATCGAAGACTTCGTTGAAAAGAATCATTTAAACACAGACAAAACTGGTTGGAACTTTAGACATATCTTTGGTACTGACAATCTTAAAGACCGTCACTACAACACACCACGTGTTTGGTTCGGTCAAAAATTCTTCAACCCAGAAATTGAACAAGATCCCGAAGATGGTGAACTACCATTCATCATGAAGACAGACCACAAGATCACAGTTGATGATATCGAATATGTTCTTGGCTCACATTACAACGAAACACCTTACGATCCATATAGCCCATATGCTTCAGATGATGACAAACATCGTTACCGTCCAATTGGTTTGAACAGAACTCAAAACTCACATGTTCTTCAAATCAGAAATGACGTTCCTGAAGAATTCTCTGCTATCATGTGGTTATGTATCGGTTTCCCAACATTTTCACCATACATTCCTTTCTATACAAACATGAACGAAACAGATCCTTCATATAACGACGTTTCATTGAAGTTTGATTTCAAAGATGCATATTGGATGTATAACGCCCTTTCTGTCTTAGTTGAATCAAATTATTCTGAATTTATTCAAGATGATATTGATTACTTAACAGATATTCGTCAACAATTACGTGCTTCAGTTGCTGAAACTGACAAGTTAGCCGCTAATTATTCTGGCGACGAATTGGTTGAATTCTTAACTGATAGAAACCAAAAAGTTGTTAAAGATATGCGTGATAAAACTCATAAATTCTTTGGCGAACTTTATACTAAAGGTATCAACCTTTCAAAGCTTACATTCAACATGGATGCAAACTTATAA
- a CDS encoding uracil-xanthine permease family protein, translating into MNPNSKEYRNPDAVLDVYEKPPLSSWAFLSLQHLFSMFGATVLVPLLVGLDPSIALFSSGVGTLIHILITHRKIPAYMSSSFSFIVPMVSLMKTVGYPGVAQGTIAVGCVYLIVSLIVGFVGSDWIDKALPPIVVGPIVIVIGMSVAGSAADNAMMNGSHYDLKYFGIAMFTLFLTVILNMYLRGFWSNIAILLGIVGGYVLSVALGIVDFSKVISTPWFKMPAFDLMFVNYMPKQIYWGAILSFAPIAFVTMAEHLGHIMVLDELTHRDFFKDPGLHKTLAGDGTASIVAAFLGGPPVTSYGENIGVMAVNKIYSVYVVIGAAVFAALFGFVGKLSALIQTVPGPVIGGISFVLFGVISSSGLRILVDNKVDFNEKRNLMIASVILVIGIGNAYLQVGSFQFTGVSVATVVGILLNLILPKHALSENWNEDKDNWQENKK; encoded by the coding sequence TTGAATCCAAATAGTAAAGAATACCGCAATCCTGATGCGGTTTTAGATGTCTACGAAAAGCCACCGTTAAGCAGCTGGGCTTTCTTATCATTACAACACTTATTCTCAATGTTTGGGGCGACAGTTCTAGTGCCACTTCTGGTCGGACTTGATCCTAGTATCGCCTTATTCAGTTCTGGTGTTGGTACTTTGATCCACATTTTAATTACACATCGTAAAATACCAGCTTACATGAGTTCTAGTTTTTCCTTCATCGTTCCAATGGTTTCATTGATGAAGACTGTTGGTTATCCTGGTGTTGCTCAAGGTACTATCGCTGTTGGTTGTGTTTATTTAATCGTTTCACTTATCGTTGGTTTCGTTGGTTCAGATTGGATCGACAAAGCCTTGCCACCAATCGTTGTTGGACCCATTGTCATCGTTATTGGTATGTCGGTTGCTGGTAGTGCCGCTGACAATGCCATGATGAATGGCTCCCACTATGATTTGAAATACTTTGGTATTGCAATGTTTACCCTCTTTTTAACAGTTATTCTGAATATGTATTTAAGAGGTTTCTGGAGTAATATTGCGATTCTGCTTGGTATCGTTGGTGGTTACGTCCTTTCCGTTGCTTTAGGAATCGTTGATTTTTCTAAGGTTATTTCTACACCATGGTTCAAGATGCCTGCCTTTGATTTAATGTTCGTCAACTACATGCCTAAGCAGATTTATTGGGGCGCTATTCTGAGTTTTGCTCCCATAGCTTTTGTAACGATGGCTGAACATTTGGGTCATATCATGGTATTGGATGAATTGACTCATCGTGACTTCTTCAAAGATCCTGGTCTTCACAAAACTCTAGCCGGTGACGGTACAGCTTCAATCGTTGCTGCCTTTCTAGGTGGTCCTCCGGTTACATCATACGGTGAAAACATTGGCGTGATGGCTGTTAATAAGATCTACAGTGTCTACGTTGTTATTGGTGCGGCGGTCTTCGCTGCTTTGTTCGGGTTCGTTGGTAAGTTAAGTGCCTTGATTCAAACCGTACCTGGTCCTGTCATTGGTGGTATCAGTTTCGTCTTATTCGGTGTAATTTCTTCAAGCGGTTTAAGAATATTGGTCGATAACAAAGTCGACTTCAATGAAAAACGTAATCTGATGATTGCTTCGGTTATCCTAGTTATCGGAATTGGGAACGCCTATCTACAAGTTGGTAGCTTCCAATTCACTGGTGTCAGTGTCGCTACAGTTGTCGGTATTCTATTAAACTTGATTTTGCCTAAACATGCTTTGTCTGAAAATTGGAATGAAGATAAAGATAATTGGCAAGAAAATAAAAAATAA
- a CDS encoding aldo/keto reductase yields MNLKLDSTVTLNNGVNMPQLGMGVWKVNNTGASQAVQWALKHGYKAIDTAKQYGNETGVGEGLQKGFADNGLKREDIFLTTKIFNGDQGYQSTLDNFEGQLKRLQTDYVDLLLIHWPVNGKYLDTWRAVEKIYRDGKARAIGVSNFNIERLKDILKNSSIKPAVNQMEYNPLCQEVDIKNFCDENNIYLEAWSPLGGGTVLGDSRLKKIAAKYNKSVAQVILRWDLQNGVITIPKSVHEERIVQNSDVYDFELSDADMKEIDGFDTDKRSLWYGDFFWSGNPDGYKDSVEEWDD; encoded by the coding sequence ATGAATTTAAAATTAGATTCTACTGTAACTTTAAATAATGGTGTTAACATGCCCCAATTAGGTATGGGTGTTTGGAAAGTAAACAATACAGGTGCTTCCCAAGCAGTCCAATGGGCATTGAAACATGGATATAAAGCTATTGATACTGCAAAACAATATGGTAACGAAACCGGAGTTGGTGAAGGATTACAAAAAGGCTTTGCAGATAATGGTCTCAAACGTGAAGATATTTTCTTAACAACAAAAATCTTTAATGGTGATCAGGGCTATCAATCAACACTCGACAACTTTGAGGGTCAATTAAAGAGACTACAAACAGACTATGTAGATCTACTCCTGATTCACTGGCCAGTTAATGGAAAATACTTAGACACATGGCGTGCCGTAGAAAAAATTTATCGTGATGGCAAAGCTCGTGCTATTGGTGTTTCCAATTTCAATATTGAAAGATTAAAAGATATTCTAAAAAATAGTTCTATCAAACCCGCTGTTAACCAAATGGAATACAATCCACTTTGCCAAGAAGTAGATATCAAGAACTTCTGTGACGAAAATAATATCTACCTTGAAGCTTGGTCACCACTTGGTGGCGGTACAGTGCTCGGCGATAGTAGATTGAAGAAAATTGCTGCTAAATACAACAAGTCAGTTGCACAAGTTATCCTTCGTTGGGACTTACAAAATGGAGTTATCACAATTCCTAAGTCAGTACACGAAGAACGAATCGTACAAAATTCAGATGTCTACGACTTTGAATTAAGCGATGCCGACATGAAAGAAATTGACGGTTTCGATACTGACAAGAGAAGTCTCTGGTATGGTGACTTCTTCTGGAGCGGTAACCCTGATGGGTATAAAGACTCTGTTGAAGAGTGGGACGACTAA
- a CDS encoding nucleobase:cation symporter-2 family protein → MDLDTNDKGDSFLKNLLLGFQHLLAMYSGDILIPILIGASLGFSAKEMTYLISVDIFMCGVATLLQIKRTPLTGIGLPVVLGSAVEYVTPLQNIGHHFGIAYMYGAIIVAGIFIMLISKVFAKLKRFFPPVVTGSLITLIGFTLIPVAFQNIGGGDATAKNFGNSTNLILGFATALIIVVVSIWGRGFIQQIAVLIGIVAGYLLGIGMGQIGFASVGSAHWFQIPQPFYFATPKFEWSSIVVMLLAALTCMIESTGVYYALAELTKRDLDENDLQRGYASEGLAAILGGIFNTFPYSTFSQNVAVVQLSGIKKNKPVYFSAFLLIILGLIPKVGAVAELIPNAVLGGAMLIMFGTVGIEGIKMLSKVEMNNNNIMIMAVSISLGLGVTVQPTLLHFLPSTIQTILNNGLVVGSFSAIILNILLNPNKKH, encoded by the coding sequence ATGGATCTTGATACGAATGATAAGGGCGATTCTTTTTTAAAGAATTTGCTATTAGGATTTCAACATTTATTAGCCATGTACTCAGGAGATATTTTGATACCGATTTTGATCGGTGCGTCTTTGGGCTTCAGTGCTAAAGAAATGACTTACTTAATTTCAGTTGATATATTTATGTGTGGGGTGGCCACATTACTGCAAATTAAGCGAACACCACTGACTGGGATCGGCTTGCCGGTTGTTTTGGGCTCAGCAGTGGAGTATGTAACGCCGTTACAAAATATTGGACATCATTTTGGAATAGCTTATATGTATGGTGCAATTATCGTTGCTGGTATTTTTATCATGCTAATTTCCAAAGTTTTTGCTAAGTTAAAGAGATTTTTCCCACCAGTTGTTACTGGTTCTTTAATTACTTTGATTGGATTTACTTTAATTCCCGTAGCGTTTCAAAATATTGGTGGTGGCGATGCTACTGCTAAGAATTTTGGTAATTCTACTAATTTGATTTTAGGTTTTGCCACAGCTTTGATTATCGTGGTCGTCAGTATCTGGGGAAGAGGCTTTATTCAACAGATTGCAGTTCTTATTGGAATCGTTGCCGGGTACTTGTTAGGAATTGGAATGGGCCAAATTGGTTTTGCAAGTGTTGGTTCAGCTCATTGGTTCCAAATTCCCCAACCATTTTACTTTGCCACGCCAAAGTTTGAGTGGTCATCTATTGTAGTGATGCTCCTAGCGGCATTAACATGTATGATTGAATCTACTGGCGTTTATTACGCTTTAGCTGAATTAACCAAGCGTGATTTGGATGAGAACGATTTACAACGAGGCTACGCTTCTGAAGGATTAGCAGCTATTCTAGGGGGAATATTTAATACATTCCCTTATTCTACTTTTTCTCAAAATGTTGCGGTTGTGCAATTGTCAGGTATTAAGAAGAACAAACCGGTTTATTTCTCGGCCTTCTTACTGATAATTCTCGGTTTGATTCCGAAAGTTGGTGCCGTCGCCGAATTGATTCCTAATGCCGTTTTAGGTGGAGCTATGTTGATTATGTTTGGTACGGTTGGTATTGAAGGTATCAAGATGCTTTCAAAGGTTGAGATGAACAATAACAATATTATGATCATGGCTGTTTCAATCAGTTTGGGTCTTGGTGTGACTGTTCAACCAACTCTGCTTCATTTTTTGCCATCAACTATTCAAACAATTTTGAATAATGGTTTAGTTGTAGGAAGTTTTTCTGCGATCATCTTGAATATCTTGTTAAATCCTAACAAGAAACATTAA